The Opitutaceae bacterium genome has a window encoding:
- a CDS encoding glycoside hydrolase family 9 protein → MKPLALLPALAVAAVCASETPATLKLNNAGYLEMPGLNVMLANDYYPDGHQGGLGLIQNGVRVATNGDLRLDRTPGQWDPVPVTGERKLDPATGEIRVHMSYPDPNKNRTGFNPIDYPDVKFTYTVSARPEGSSVVVTVDIDEPAPVNYSGEVSFNLELFPGILFGKTWDLDGKTGLFPRQVNGPGLVSEPAVRDTSMPQRVTMDPHHSRNRTYYGVQEMARGRRLSIAPESDAQRMIIEVVQGGELQLIDGRAPDSNGWFVVRSVVPRGATKRAIEWRITPHAIPGFTTAPVIQVSQVGYHPGEPKVAIVELDARDAARSPIEIVRIHPDGRREVALTPKSEAWGRFLRFDYLRADFSALTQPGLYEVRYGSHKSHAFRIAPDLYQRHVWQPTLETFLPVQMCHMRINDRFKVWHGVCHLDDARMAPVSLNHIDGFVQGPETLVPFKPGEFIPGLDQGGWHDAGDHDLRIESQAETVYGLVLAREEFGVEYDNTAVDQKTRVVELMRPDGKPDILQQIEHGLLSFVSGYKSMGRLYRGVQEVSLRQYTLLGDPAHATDNLRFDPEKAGPNPPPIGLPGSPDDRWVFTENNPDREIDTAAAIAAASRVMKGYNDGLAEDCLRIATELWDRTQGDKPAFRVGAAVELLLTTGEKRYADFLVTNTSVIAEKFEHIGWVVGRALPKVNNLVFSQAMGEAARKHRARIEELSKATPYGVPYKPDIWGAGWSVQGFGMRQYFLHRGFPEVLSAEPMFKALHFVLGCHPGSNTASFISGVGAHSTTVAYGFNRDEWSYIPGGSASGTAIIRPDFPELLEWPYLWQQTEYCLGGSTSDFLILALGAEKLLSEKR, encoded by the coding sequence ATGAAACCCCTCGCCCTTCTTCCTGCGCTCGCAGTCGCCGCTGTGTGTGCGTCCGAGACGCCAGCCACACTCAAGTTAAACAATGCAGGCTACCTCGAGATGCCAGGCTTGAATGTGATGCTCGCCAATGACTATTACCCCGATGGTCACCAAGGCGGTCTTGGCCTCATCCAGAATGGTGTCCGGGTCGCCACGAACGGGGATCTTCGACTTGACCGCACACCGGGCCAATGGGACCCGGTTCCCGTCACGGGCGAACGCAAGCTCGATCCTGCCACGGGCGAGATCCGCGTGCACATGTCTTATCCCGACCCGAATAAAAACCGCACAGGTTTCAATCCAATCGATTATCCCGACGTCAAATTCACCTACACCGTGAGTGCGCGCCCTGAAGGAAGCTCCGTGGTGGTCACGGTGGACATCGATGAACCGGCGCCGGTGAATTACTCTGGCGAGGTGAGTTTCAACCTGGAGCTGTTTCCAGGAATCCTTTTCGGGAAGACCTGGGACCTTGATGGCAAGACGGGACTGTTTCCGCGCCAGGTAAACGGCCCAGGCCTCGTGAGCGAGCCTGCCGTTCGCGACACCTCCATGCCACAACGGGTCACCATGGATCCGCACCATAGCCGCAACCGCACCTACTACGGGGTGCAGGAGATGGCGCGCGGGCGTCGCCTTTCCATTGCCCCTGAATCGGACGCCCAACGCATGATCATCGAAGTAGTCCAAGGCGGGGAACTGCAGCTAATCGATGGTCGCGCCCCTGATTCCAACGGTTGGTTTGTGGTTCGCTCAGTCGTCCCCCGGGGCGCCACCAAGCGCGCCATCGAATGGCGCATCACCCCTCATGCGATTCCCGGCTTCACGACGGCGCCCGTCATCCAGGTGTCACAGGTGGGCTACCACCCGGGCGAGCCCAAGGTCGCCATCGTCGAACTCGACGCACGGGATGCCGCTCGTTCACCGATCGAGATCGTACGGATTCATCCGGACGGGCGCCGGGAGGTGGCGCTGACCCCAAAGTCCGAAGCCTGGGGCAGATTCCTGCGCTTCGACTACCTGCGAGCCGACTTCAGCGCGCTCACGCAGCCGGGTCTATACGAGGTGCGCTACGGAAGCCACAAGAGTCATGCCTTTCGCATCGCGCCCGACCTGTACCAGCGGCACGTCTGGCAACCGACCCTGGAGACCTTTCTCCCGGTCCAGATGTGCCACATGCGCATCAACGACCGCTTCAAGGTCTGGCACGGTGTGTGCCACCTCGATGACGCCCGCATGGCTCCCGTCTCCCTGAACCACATTGACGGATTCGTTCAGGGACCCGAGACCCTCGTTCCGTTCAAGCCGGGCGAGTTCATTCCCGGGCTTGACCAAGGCGGGTGGCACGATGCCGGCGACCACGATCTGCGAATCGAGTCGCAGGCAGAGACTGTCTATGGCCTGGTGCTGGCGCGCGAGGAGTTCGGCGTCGAGTATGACAACACCGCCGTCGACCAGAAGACGCGCGTGGTGGAGCTCATGCGCCCCGATGGGAAGCCTGACATTCTCCAGCAGATCGAACACGGTCTTCTGTCGTTCGTTTCTGGATACAAGTCGATGGGGAGACTCTACCGGGGCGTGCAGGAAGTGTCGCTCCGCCAGTACACGCTACTCGGCGACCCCGCCCATGCCACCGACAACCTCCGCTTCGATCCAGAGAAGGCGGGTCCCAATCCCCCTCCCATCGGACTCCCGGGCTCGCCTGACGACCGCTGGGTTTTCACGGAGAACAACCCCGACCGGGAAATCGATACTGCCGCGGCCATTGCCGCCGCTTCGCGCGTCATGAAAGGCTACAACGACGGCCTCGCGGAGGATTGCCTGCGAATCGCCACCGAGCTGTGGGACCGCACCCAGGGGGACAAACCTGCGTTCCGCGTGGGAGCTGCCGTGGAGCTGCTGCTGACCACGGGCGAAAAACGCTATGCTGATTTCCTGGTCACAAATACCTCGGTCATTGCGGAAAAATTCGAGCACATCGGCTGGGTAGTCGGTCGTGCACTTCCGAAGGTGAACAATCTGGTTTTCTCGCAGGCCATGGGTGAAGCCGCCCGAAAACACCGGGCGCGAATCGAGGAGCTGTCAAAAGCGACGCCCTACGGCGTCCCTTACAAGCCTGACATCTGGGGTGCTGGTTGGTCGGTCCAGGGCTTTGGCATGCGCCAATACTTCCTCCACCGCGGCTTTCCCGAAGTGCTCTCGGCTGAACCGATGTTCAAGGCGTTGCACTTTGTGCTCGGCTGCCACCCGGGTTCAAACACCGCCAGCTTTATCTCAGGTGTCGGCGCGCACTCGACCACCGTTGCCTATGGTTTCAACCGTGACGAGTGGTCTTACATTCCAGGTGGCTCAGCCTCGGGTACGGCGATCATCCGACCGGACTTTCCGGAGCTCCTGGAATGGCCCTACTTATGGCAGCAGACAGAGTATTGTCTCGGCGGGAGCACGTCCGACTTCCTTATCCTTGCATTGGGTGCGGAAAAGTTGCTTTCAGAAAAGAGATGA